The Gossypium raimondii isolate GPD5lz chromosome 2, ASM2569854v1, whole genome shotgun sequence genome segment TTAGCATCCTTGTTTCTTGTAACAAGGTGGCCAGTGAATGGGAAGGATTCATCAATACCATAAAATGCCTTAATGCTGTTTATTATAGTTTCATCTTGGAAGAAAAGAACAGGGTCGACGCCTTTCCACTTGCCCTGAATCTGCAATTTCCTCTTCTCTCCTGTTTTTGCAGAATCGGTTTTCTTATCAGCTGCTTCAGAAGAATTGCTCTCTGGAGCACCTCCAGCTGGTTCATCATCAACTAAATCCGCTTCTAAAGCCACCTCAGAGATCTTTTCATCAACCTCTGAAGTCTCTTCTGAGATCTTTTCATCAGCAGCCTCCAAAGCCATCTCAGAGATATTTTCTTCAGCCTTTGAAGCTACTTCCAAGATCTTTTCATCTGCCCCATCCACAGAACTAACTTCTAATCCATTAATTTCCTCAGCAGCTTGGTCTGACAAATTTTCATGCAGTTCACTTCTAGTTGATAATTTTCCTTGTGAAGTAGCAGACTTGTCAGGAATTGCTGCAGCAATCATTATGAAACCAATTTGTAAAAGCCCAATAAGGCAAGCTAAATGAAAGAGAAAAGCTAGGGAAtcaaaattgatagttttaattTACCTGGCAAATGAGAAACTTTCTGGAGGACAGCAATGAAAAAGGCTCCTGTGTTCTGATCATGAGGCACTATCCTCATGCAGAGTTGTAGTGAGAGATCAGAAACTTCTTCCTCCAAATCATCAATCGAAGAAATGGTATCATCAGGCTGAACTACATCTTCAGCATTTACACTTTCACCATTCTCACTCTTCTGGTTGTTGTTAGTTAGATCCGCATAATTTTTGCCAGAAGGGAACATGCTAGGAACAATCCCATTTCTTTGCAACTTGCGAGCATCCTTGTATGATGGTAACCAGACTCCCTTATCACGTACCTGATGAACACATAAAACCTTATCacatgaaaagaagaaaatggaatGTTGAAAAGTAAAATCTTCATGAAAAGTATcatattattgttattagttGGTAGTTACACTATCTTATCGGGAGagcatttcaaacataaatatccAGACCCTCACTTAGGGAATAAATATGGCACATTTAGTCAACAGATGAGGCACCATATACTAACCTTCCATTTAGTTAGACCTGGTCGGCGAATTAATTGAGGCAGTTCATTTGAGACATCAACTAGTTCAACAGACCCTCCACATCTTCGTAAAATCTGAAGCAAAAAGGGGAGACAAAGAACTTGtttaaacacaatttaaaaaaaCCAGCAAAATTGAATGATGAGGAAAGAGTAAGATCAAGAAACTgaggaaaaaaattcatatatatatggatagtaaaacataacttaaaagTGTAGGAGTAACTACTAAGACCAgggttaaaaatttaaagttcatctaaaaaatactttaatttaaatataaaaccacaaaatacatgtttaataaCGAACATCTTATCAGCTACCTGAACTCAAACTGAACAACCAATTCATGCTTTAGTGTACTGACCAGTTCGTATCTGTTAATGTTTTACCATCACTGGCAAGACTCTATCAATAAGCTTCCATCAAAGATTCATCTTGGAGGATTGAATTACACTAATTACTTTAATCAGCTTTTCAAATTCACATGACAATTAGAAGTTGCGTTGTTTCATCTTTCCTAAAATTCATCTGGCTTTGACATGATTGGTTACCTTCACAAATTAGGATCCTTCTAGGGCCTTAAACTTTCATCTTAATGCAGCTCAACACATCATATTTTAATGGGTGTTATTCTTTTCCAAAGAGGAGATGATATTCTAAATCTCTGATGCAATTAGCGTCCCTATATATTACATTATTGACCAcgaaaataaagagataaacataccatctctttctctctcccctctccctctcttttttaaaaaggtAACTCCATTTTCTAAAAGACACAAAAGTAAAAACAACCAAAGAAGTTACTTCGGTTTAGtgattttgtctcttgggcagCATAAATTACCTCAGCAACCACAGCTTCATTTTCAACTGGATTCATGGAGCAGGTTGAGTAAACCATTCTTCCACCAACTTTCAACAAAGATAGACCTGCCATAGAGCAACAAATTAGAGACTGGAACGTccactaattaaaaattaaggtcTTCTATAATTGATAACATCCACTAATAAAAGTCTAAGTTCTATAATTGATACCTCGCATGGCAATGTGAATCTGTAGGCAGTGAAGTCCATTGCCCATTCCTCCATTCCTGTATGAATGCACATAAATAAGATCttatgaaatgtgatattaGCAAGTGAAGGGGTGCGAAAGAAGAGAAGGCAGAGCAAGAAATGGCGAACCATTTACGCCAGATATCAGGAGCCTTGCGGAGAGTACCATCACCACTGCAGGGCACATCACATAATACACGGTCAAAGAGAAGTTGAGGAATGCTCTGCTCCAAGTTATTTGTTGTGTCTGAACCATTTGAGATATTTTTGTGGGAACGGCAGCCAGGAAAGTGTTGACCTTCATGATTTGTAACTATCAGGTTAGCAGTGCACATTCTTTTTGTTTGGTGGATGAGAAGGTTACATCTTTGTACATCAAGATCATTTGCTAGAACCTAAAGCAAAATACAATGAAAAATTGTTATATATGTCTGTGCATATAACAATTAATTCAGCATATTAAATAAGGGGTAAGAGTTGTTATCCGAGCAGGCCAAGAGGCTACCCAAGCAATGCATGATTATATGGTGATGATGGGCAGACCAACTAAAACCCAAAgttcagagaaaaaaaaaagtaaacaaaccATGCCATCTGGTAAAAATCGTCCTTTAGCTGAGTGGTGTATAATTTCAAGCAACTGAAAAGTTTTTGAACCAGGTGCTGCGCACACTGCACAAGGGAACAGCAGAAAATAGTAAACTATATTTCCAACATAGATCAGATACAGTTTCTTAactaaaattgcacaaaataaGGGGGTGACGTTtagaaagaagataaaaaacAATGAAAGTTGCTTACCATCAAGTACAAAATGATCGGGACGTACATCAAGGAATAGAGGAGGCACCTACATCATGAACAAGTGGAATATCAGTCAAAGAAAACAGTCAGAAACTTGCCAAATGTATAACAGCAAAGTACTTGCAAGTGACATCCACCTACCATGCTGACAGCCTCCTGTCTACTGATGTTCCCTATTTCAGTTTCAAGTTTCAAAAACTCATGAAACCTGAAAGTTATTTAACCAAATCATGAATTGTCTAACGAccatacaataataataataacacataacTTGAGAATGGAAACCATTTAAAATCATACTAGGCAGCTTGGACATAACATATATGCTTAGTATATGAAAAGCAACAAGACATTAACATGACAAAACCAGCACTTGTAAATCACATAATTGATATAAAGTAAAATCTAGAAGACATTGAAATGTTGCAAATGCATCATATCAGTCTTCCTCTTTTGCTGAAATAGAAAAGATATAACCCAGATAAGATAAGCATTAACTTATCTATACAAGTAAAATTCAAGAACATGCAAATAACTCAACCCGACGAGTAAGGCAATATTGACACTGTGTAATCACATAGGATTGCCGAATACATGATCATGTAAAACGACTTACCTCTCAAGAGTTTGGTTTTTCCTTAGCTGCATGCGtgaaaaattcgatttaaaatcATACTAGGCAGCTTGGACATAACATATATGCTTAGTATATGAAAAGCAACAAGACATTAACATGACAAAACCAGCACTTGTAAATCACATAATTGATATACAAGTAAAATCTAGAAGAcattgaaatgttgaaaatgcATCATATCAGTCTTCCTCTTTGCTGAAATAGAAAAGATATAACCCAGATAAGATAAGCATTAACTTATCTATACAAGTAAAATTCAAGAACATGCAAATAACTCAACCCGACGAGTAAGACAATATTGACACTGTGTAATCACTTAGGATTGCCGAATACATGATCATGTAAAACGACTTACCTCTCAAGAGTTTGGTTTTTCCTTAGCTGCATGCGTGAAAAATTCGATTGCCAAGCAAGGTTATCAGGGTACCAAGGCAAAGGTTTTATAGGCTCCAAGTCACCCCCTTCAATAgcctgcaaaaaaaaaaaaagagcaagcAACAAGGCCAAAAGACAGTTACTTACAATACCATTTAATTAAGATATCCGTAGCACAAGGAAAATTCAGCAACGCACTTCAGCTTGAAGAGATTTCATAAAATCATTCTCTAACTGTGAACGAATATCCTCACAAAATTGGCTACTGCAAAAGATTAGTAAAGATATTACTAAGCAGAGAAATGATTGTTTCACAATCAATCCTCAAACCCCAAATCttgaacaagtaaaaaaaagaaaagaaaaacatacgTGGCATTAATTCTGAAAGCAGCAGGTAATGGTTTTCTAAGCATTTCCATGAAAGCATCCCATTCCTCAGGAGAAACAATCCCTTGTTCCTGCCAGAAAAAGGAATTACATAAAACACTTCCATCTTTcacatataaatgaaataagaaaaagaacatataaaaattactcTGTAATATTCATCAAAGGAAGGGTTTTGAGTAGCAAAAGGCTGCCAAGCAGGGTTATTAGAGTTGGGGTTATTGGGGTCAGATGAAGACTCGGTTTTTGGTCGTTTCCAAACATTTTCTCTGCTTTGTTTAAAATGTTTCCTTTGAGTACGAGACCCTCTTCGACCTCCCATTGTTTCTGCTTCTTCAGTTGTTCTGTACGATGGTGGCCGCCGCTGAGGTTTAGAGAGGGGGAGTTTGAGATTGAGAGTGGGATCTGTTTTAGTTTTTGTTCTCAGATATTTAGTTACAAAAGAACATGGGCTTGCTACTGTTTATTTTTACAACATGGCCCATCTGGTATTCTTCAACTGCCAGAAACGGCTGAAAGGCAGTTTTTGAAGGATGTAGATATTGGTCCTGCCATGTCTGAAACCTAATCCAGTAATTGGCTGTTGTTGGATGGTTGACGACATTGAAGGTTAGCTAACAGGCTACCTTTGAAGTTCGCCCAGGCCCAATAGTTAGAGATTGGTCAAACAGGGAATTGAAGCTCCCCTGGTTTATTACTTTTTAGGATAATGCAATTTTGCCATAGAAGTATTTGTGCTTCTCTTTAGCTTAGCAAATATCACTTTGAGATGGATACAAGTTTAGtattgattttggaaaatgCTTTTAGTATTGttgttaaaaaatgtttttgaaaaatgagatgtctgcatttaaatacaatttaaatcattaatattACGATAtctcaataaaatataaaaaattattgtaacttattattatttgatatgtgaaatattacttatttgtaaa includes the following:
- the LOC105787805 gene encoding uncharacterized protein LOC105787805 isoform X2, with protein sequence MQLRKNQTLERFHEFLKLETEIGNISRQEAVSMVPPLFLDVRPDHFVLDVCAAPGSKTFQLLEIIHHSAKGRFLPDGMVLANDLDVQRCNLLIHQTKRMCTANLIVTNHEGQHFPGCRSHKNISNGSDTTNNLEQSIPQLLFDRVLCDVPCSGDGTLRKAPDIWRKWNGGMGNGLHCLQIHIAMRGLSLLKVGGRMVYSTCSMNPVENEAVVAEILRRCGGSVELVDVSNELPQLIRRPGLTKWKVRDKGVWLPSYKDARKLQRNGIVPSMFPSGKNYADLTNNNQKSENGESVNAEDVVQPDDTISSIDDLEEEVSDLSLQLCMRIVPHDQNTGAFFIAVLQKVSHLPAIPDKSATSQGKLSTRSELHENLSDQAAEEINGLEVSSVDGADEKILEVASKAEENISEMALEAADEKISEETSEVDEKISEVALEADLVDDEPAGGAPESNSSEAADKKTDSAKTGEKRKLQIQGKWKGVDPVLFFQDETIINSIKAFYGIDESFPFTGHLVTRNKDANHVKRIYYVSKSVKDVLDLNFRVGQQLKITSVGLKMFERQSSREGSLAPCSFRISSEGLPVILPYITKQILYASPADFKHLLQYKSIKFADFVDADFGQKAADLILGCCVIVLREGDKLSDHIQADASAIAIGCWKGRSSLSVMVTAMDCQELLERLSARMETEKNGTLEPESLGVLDKKQDLSGENRTPLEDHNVEAMKIQDTNASE
- the LOC105787805 gene encoding uncharacterized protein LOC105787805 isoform X1 — protein: MGGRRGSRTQRKHFKQSRENVWKRPKTESSSDPNNPNSNNPAWQPFATQNPSFDEYYREQGIVSPEEWDAFMEMLRKPLPAAFRINATSQFCEDIRSQLENDFMKSLQAEAIEGGDLEPIKPLPWYPDNLAWQSNFSRMQLRKNQTLERFHEFLKLETEIGNISRQEAVSMVPPLFLDVRPDHFVLDVCAAPGSKTFQLLEIIHHSAKGRFLPDGMVLANDLDVQRCNLLIHQTKRMCTANLIVTNHEGQHFPGCRSHKNISNGSDTTNNLEQSIPQLLFDRVLCDVPCSGDGTLRKAPDIWRKWNGGMGNGLHCLQIHIAMRGLSLLKVGGRMVYSTCSMNPVENEAVVAEILRRCGGSVELVDVSNELPQLIRRPGLTKWKVRDKGVWLPSYKDARKLQRNGIVPSMFPSGKNYADLTNNNQKSENGESVNAEDVVQPDDTISSIDDLEEEVSDLSLQLCMRIVPHDQNTGAFFIAVLQKVSHLPAIPDKSATSQGKLSTRSELHENLSDQAAEEINGLEVSSVDGADEKILEVASKAEENISEMALEAADEKISEETSEVDEKISEVALEADLVDDEPAGGAPESNSSEAADKKTDSAKTGEKRKLQIQGKWKGVDPVLFFQDETIINSIKAFYGIDESFPFTGHLVTRNKDANHVKRIYYVSKSVKDVLDLNFRVGQQLKITSVGLKMFERQSSREGSLAPCSFRISSEGLPVILPYITKQILYASPADFKHLLQYKSIKFADFVDADFGQKAADLILGCCVIVLREGDKLSDHIQADASAIAIGCWKGRSSLSVMVTAMDCQELLERLSARMETEKNGTLEPESLGVLDKKQDLSGENRTPLEDHNVEAMKIQDTNASE